A region of Longimicrobium sp. DNA encodes the following proteins:
- a CDS encoding ATP-binding protein yields MTDAASTASRRFLITFALFLAVVVVLVVQAYLTIRELGEANRGSMQTYRVLSATVQMQEGLAEVEAGYRGYALTRAPRYLEQWQAGHTLFTLEAARLRSLVADEPAGGQRLRTGVIERAFADFIRMQRESGVLDPATSRDAAIRAAGDVGGAARRSERVAVVRRELGAVETAESALLRERSARATSLERRTAVLVPAGFFLAIALALATAGMVQRRTRRVHEVNRAMQAEIAEKELARGALLRISRQNELILDAAAEGIYGIDPHGYTLFINPAASEMLGVRPDDVIGRPFEAVLGLGGGARMDHGVNAIRATLSTAAPRAVPDGVFRRADGSSFPVEYASTPMLEAGRVTGAVITFRDVTERREVERMKDEFVSVVSHELRTPLTSIRGSLGLLAAGKLGEMPVKGRRMLEIAVQNTDRLVRLINDILDIERIESGRVTMEVRRVRAAELAHQAVEVMSSMAEKAGVQLYAWADDLPLTVDPDRILQVLTNLLSNAVKFSPPGGEVTVTAEPVGGDVLFRVQDQGRGIPEDRLESIFERFQQVDSSDARDKGGTGLGLAICRSIVQQHGGRIWVESQPGEGSTFFFTLPAPEAGDDVTRDPAATARDAGAPPAAPEPARDPEGPLVLVCDDDPVMLATVEEILQGWGYRTVGVADGESALREAARIRPRAILLDMMMPGMNGSDTLRALRRGPETADIPVVILSAVKPMPRVQEQRDVVEWVEKPFAEQGLLHALEEAVARRARPRRVLVVEDDPDLARLLTDMFGRHGIEAMHAATGVEAVETSRSSPPDMIVLDLALPHGDGFWVVERLRGAGLAGVPLVVYSARDLDEGDRERLRLGHTEFLTKGRLPPEDFERRVVTLLNRIAPARRAEPDEPHPAAG; encoded by the coding sequence TTGACCGACGCCGCCAGCACCGCCTCGCGCCGATTCCTGATCACCTTCGCCCTGTTCCTGGCGGTGGTGGTGGTGCTGGTAGTGCAGGCGTACCTCACCATCCGCGAGCTGGGCGAGGCCAACCGCGGCAGTATGCAAACGTACCGCGTGCTATCGGCCACGGTGCAGATGCAGGAGGGGCTGGCCGAGGTGGAGGCCGGGTACCGCGGATACGCGCTGACCCGCGCCCCGCGCTACCTGGAGCAGTGGCAGGCCGGGCACACCCTGTTCACCCTCGAGGCCGCGCGCCTGCGCTCCCTGGTCGCCGACGAGCCCGCGGGTGGCCAGCGGCTGCGCACCGGCGTCATCGAGCGCGCCTTCGCCGACTTCATCCGCATGCAGCGCGAGTCGGGGGTGCTGGACCCGGCCACCTCGCGCGACGCGGCCATCCGCGCCGCGGGCGACGTCGGCGGCGCCGCCCGCCGCAGCGAGCGCGTCGCGGTCGTGCGCCGCGAGCTGGGCGCGGTAGAAACGGCCGAGTCGGCGCTGCTGCGCGAGCGCAGCGCGCGGGCCACCTCGCTGGAGCGGCGGACGGCGGTGCTGGTGCCCGCGGGCTTCTTCCTGGCCATCGCGCTGGCGCTGGCCACGGCCGGCATGGTGCAGCGCCGCACCCGCCGCGTGCACGAGGTGAACCGGGCCATGCAGGCCGAGATCGCCGAGAAGGAGCTGGCCCGCGGCGCCCTGCTCCGCATCAGCCGCCAGAACGAGCTGATCCTGGACGCCGCCGCCGAGGGCATCTACGGCATCGACCCGCACGGCTACACCCTCTTCATCAACCCCGCGGCCAGCGAGATGCTGGGCGTACGCCCCGACGACGTCATCGGCCGGCCCTTCGAGGCGGTGCTGGGGCTGGGCGGGGGCGCCCGGATGGACCACGGCGTCAACGCCATCCGCGCCACCCTTTCCACCGCCGCGCCGCGCGCCGTTCCCGATGGCGTGTTCCGCCGTGCCGACGGCTCGTCGTTTCCCGTGGAGTACGCCTCGACGCCCATGCTGGAGGCCGGCCGGGTGACCGGGGCCGTGATCACCTTTCGCGACGTCACCGAGCGGCGCGAGGTGGAGCGGATGAAGGACGAGTTCGTTTCCGTGGTCAGCCACGAGCTGCGGACGCCGCTCACCTCCATCCGCGGCTCGCTGGGGCTGCTGGCCGCCGGCAAGCTGGGCGAGATGCCCGTGAAGGGCCGCCGGATGCTGGAGATCGCCGTTCAGAACACCGACCGGCTGGTGCGGCTGATCAACGACATCCTCGACATCGAGCGCATCGAGTCCGGCCGCGTGACCATGGAGGTGCGGCGGGTGCGCGCGGCCGAGCTGGCGCACCAGGCCGTGGAAGTGATGTCGTCCATGGCCGAAAAGGCGGGCGTGCAGCTGTACGCCTGGGCCGACGACCTGCCGCTGACCGTCGACCCCGACCGCATTCTGCAGGTGCTCACCAACCTGCTGAGCAACGCCGTCAAGTTCTCGCCCCCCGGCGGCGAGGTGACTGTGACGGCCGAGCCCGTAGGGGGCGACGTGCTCTTTCGCGTGCAGGACCAGGGTCGCGGCATTCCCGAGGACCGGCTCGAAAGCATCTTCGAGCGCTTTCAGCAGGTGGATTCGTCCGACGCGCGCGACAAGGGGGGCACCGGGCTGGGGCTGGCCATCTGCCGCAGCATCGTCCAGCAGCACGGCGGGCGCATCTGGGTAGAAAGCCAGCCGGGGGAGGGAAGCACCTTCTTCTTCACCCTTCCCGCGCCCGAGGCGGGCGACGACGTGACGCGCGACCCCGCCGCCACGGCGCGGGACGCCGGGGCGCCGCCGGCCGCGCCCGAGCCCGCGCGCGACCCCGAGGGCCCGCTGGTGCTGGTGTGCGACGACGACCCCGTGATGCTGGCCACGGTGGAAGAAATCCTCCAGGGGTGGGGCTACCGCACCGTGGGCGTCGCCGACGGCGAGTCGGCGCTGCGCGAGGCGGCGCGCATTCGCCCCCGCGCCATCCTGCTGGACATGATGATGCCGGGGATGAACGGCTCCGACACGCTGCGTGCGCTGCGCCGCGGCCCCGAGACCGCCGACATCCCCGTGGTCATCCTGAGCGCCGTGAAGCCCATGCCCCGCGTGCAGGAGCAGCGCGACGTGGTGGAGTGGGTGGAAAAGCCCTTCGCCGAGCAGGGGCTGCTCCACGCGCTGGAAGAGGCCGTGGCCCGCCGCGCCCGCCCCCGGCGGGTTCTGGTGGTGGAAGACGACCCCGACCTGGCGCGCCTGCTCACCGACATGTTCGGGCGCCACGGCATCGAGGCCATGCACGCCGCCACGGGCGTCGAGGCGGTGGAAACCAGCCGCAGCAGCCCGCCCGACATGATCGTGCTGGACCTGGCCCTGCCGCACGGCGACGGCTTCTGGGTGGTGGAGCGGCTGCGCGGCGCCGGGCTGGCCGGGGTGCCGCTCGTCGTTTACTCCGCCCGCGACCTGGACGAGGGCGACCGCGAGCGCCTGCGCCTGGGCCACACCGAGTTCCTTACCAAGGGCCGCCTGCCCCCCGAAGACTTCGAGCGGCGGGTGGTCACTCTGCTGAACAGGATCGCGCCCGCGCGACGAGCCGAACCCGATGAGCCACACCCTGCTGCTGGTTGA
- a CDS encoding response regulator, with protein MSHTLLLVDDEDDIREVAQLSLEMTAGWEVHTASSGAQALAAARALKPEAILMDVMMPEMDGPTTVRHLKADPETAGIPVILLTAKVQASDRAAFEGLGVVGVLSKPFDPMALADEVAAVLGW; from the coding sequence ATGAGCCACACCCTGCTGCTGGTTGACGACGAAGACGACATCCGCGAGGTCGCCCAGCTTTCGCTGGAGATGACCGCGGGATGGGAGGTGCACACGGCCTCCTCCGGGGCCCAGGCGCTGGCCGCCGCGCGCGCGCTGAAGCCCGAGGCCATCCTGATGGACGTGATGATGCCCGAGATGGACGGGCCCACCACGGTCCGCCACCTGAAGGCCGATCCCGAGACGGCCGGGATTCCCGTGATCCTGCTGACCGCCAAGGTGCAGGCCTCCGACCGTGCCGCCTTCGAGGGGCTGGGCGTGGTGGGCGTGCTGTCCAAGCCCTTCGACCCCATGGCGCTGGCCGACGAAGTGGCGGCCGTGCTGGGGTGGTGA
- a CDS encoding response regulator, with amino-acid sequence MSASPAAVLVAGLPPDVPGWLARRLGGASVHFLPAAPEAAEALRASRFQLAVVDAGLLEPAVVQALAGRGAEGPALFVTAPAGTPGPGLAALLATLKPTRVFHHPLDREGLAREAAAALGAAEAAASPAAPAAGGLSAAVAQVWERFREPVLKRVDVVEQAALSLLEGGLDAEARRNAEREAHKLAGSVGTFGYGEASRLSREAEQLLTGSGELGQADALRLADLAVAIRRELQAPIGAAGPAAAAPGAAPEGQGGDGPLLLIVDSDREMAERLAMEASGRGMRTVVAHGADAARGSLARRRPDAALLELDGEGRTLELLRELSDGERPVPVVVLTRSDDFADRVEVARHGGRGFLRKPISPPRAIDALEPLLRGGGNREAVVLAVDDEPAVLEAIRTIVGVGGVRVETLSDPLRFWDALESAAPDVVLLDFQMPGVTGLELCRVLRNDPRWQSVPVVFLTAQTDADTVRRVFAAGADDFVGKPFVGPELTARIHNRLERVRLQRAIAETDALTGVANRRGSEDVLERFLRLASAQNEPFALALIDLDCFKGINDRCGHAVGDEVLARVARVLQKRFRSEDVVARWGGEEFVVGMYGMDRADGVQRIAEALEVVREEVFTDPEGKPFSISFSAGVADYPADGRELHTLYRAADAAMYQAKAAGRDRVVPSGWSPERGEGPRSVDVLVVEDDDAIARLLQHALETRGYRHEWVNSGSGAVELLTGPNPELRARVVLLDVDLPGMDGLGVLRRLAQEKLLGRTRVIMLTVRTHEAEVVRALEMGAYDHVPKPFSVPVLLQRIRRALRS; translated from the coding sequence GTGAGCGCCTCTCCCGCCGCCGTGCTGGTGGCCGGGCTGCCCCCCGACGTTCCCGGCTGGCTGGCCCGCCGGCTGGGCGGCGCCAGCGTGCACTTCCTTCCGGCCGCCCCCGAGGCGGCCGAGGCGCTGCGCGCGTCGCGCTTTCAGCTGGCCGTGGTCGACGCCGGGCTGCTGGAGCCCGCCGTCGTCCAGGCGCTGGCGGGGCGTGGCGCAGAGGGCCCGGCGCTGTTCGTTACGGCTCCCGCCGGCACCCCCGGCCCCGGGCTGGCGGCCCTGCTGGCCACGCTCAAGCCCACCCGCGTCTTTCATCACCCCCTGGACCGCGAGGGGCTGGCCCGCGAGGCCGCCGCCGCCCTCGGGGCCGCCGAGGCCGCCGCGTCGCCCGCGGCGCCCGCCGCGGGCGGGTTGAGCGCGGCCGTCGCCCAGGTGTGGGAGCGCTTCCGCGAGCCGGTGCTCAAGCGGGTGGACGTGGTGGAGCAGGCCGCGCTCTCGCTGCTGGAGGGCGGGCTGGATGCCGAGGCGCGCCGCAACGCCGAGCGCGAGGCGCACAAGCTGGCCGGCTCGGTGGGCACCTTCGGCTACGGCGAGGCGTCGCGCCTTTCGCGCGAGGCCGAGCAGCTGCTGACGGGCTCGGGCGAGCTGGGCCAGGCCGACGCGCTGCGCCTGGCAGACCTGGCCGTGGCCATCCGCCGCGAATTGCAGGCGCCCATCGGCGCCGCGGGACCGGCCGCGGCGGCGCCGGGCGCCGCGCCCGAGGGGCAGGGGGGCGACGGGCCGCTGCTGCTGATCGTGGACTCCGACCGCGAGATGGCCGAACGGCTGGCCATGGAGGCGTCGGGGCGGGGGATGCGGACGGTCGTCGCGCACGGGGCCGACGCGGCGCGGGGAAGCCTGGCGCGGCGGCGCCCCGACGCCGCGCTGCTGGAGCTGGACGGCGAGGGGCGCACGCTGGAGCTGCTGCGCGAGCTGTCCGACGGCGAGCGCCCGGTGCCGGTGGTGGTGCTCACCCGCAGCGACGATTTCGCCGACCGGGTGGAGGTGGCGCGCCACGGCGGTCGCGGCTTCCTGCGCAAGCCCATCTCCCCCCCGCGGGCCATCGACGCGCTGGAGCCGCTGCTGCGCGGCGGCGGCAACCGCGAGGCGGTGGTGCTGGCGGTGGACGACGAGCCCGCCGTGCTCGAGGCCATCCGCACCATCGTGGGCGTGGGCGGGGTGCGGGTGGAGACGCTTTCCGACCCCCTGCGCTTCTGGGATGCGCTGGAATCGGCCGCCCCCGACGTGGTGCTGCTGGACTTCCAGATGCCGGGCGTCACCGGGCTGGAGCTGTGCCGGGTGCTGCGGAACGACCCCCGCTGGCAGTCCGTCCCCGTGGTCTTCCTCACCGCGCAGACCGACGCCGACACCGTGCGCCGCGTCTTCGCCGCCGGGGCCGACGACTTCGTGGGCAAGCCCTTCGTGGGCCCCGAGCTGACGGCGCGCATCCACAACCGGCTGGAGCGGGTGCGGCTTCAGCGCGCCATCGCCGAAACCGACGCGCTGACCGGCGTGGCCAACCGCCGCGGCTCGGAGGACGTGCTGGAGCGCTTTCTTCGCCTGGCGTCGGCGCAGAACGAGCCGTTCGCGCTGGCGCTGATCGACCTGGACTGCTTCAAGGGGATCAACGACCGCTGCGGCCATGCCGTGGGCGACGAGGTGCTGGCCCGGGTGGCGCGGGTGCTCCAGAAGCGCTTCCGCTCCGAGGATGTCGTAGCGCGGTGGGGCGGCGAGGAGTTCGTCGTTGGCATGTACGGGATGGACCGCGCCGACGGCGTGCAGCGCATCGCCGAGGCGCTGGAGGTGGTGCGCGAAGAGGTGTTCACCGACCCGGAGGGGAAGCCGTTCTCCATCTCCTTCAGCGCGGGGGTGGCCGACTACCCGGCGGACGGGCGCGAGCTCCACACCCTGTACCGCGCGGCCGACGCGGCCATGTACCAGGCCAAGGCGGCGGGGCGCGACCGGGTGGTCCCCTCCGGGTGGAGCCCCGAGCGGGGCGAGGGGCCGCGCTCGGTGGACGTGCTGGTGGTGGAAGACGACGATGCCATCGCCCGGCTCCTTCAGCACGCGCTGGAAACGCGCGGCTACCGCCACGAGTGGGTGAACAGCGGCAGCGGCGCGGTGGAGCTGCTCACCGGCCCCAACCCCGAGCTCCGCGCCCGGGTGGTGCTGCTGGACGTGGACCTTCCCGGGATGGATGGCCTGGGCGTGCTGCGCCGCCTGGCGCAGGAAAAGCTGCTGGGCCGCACCCGCGTGATCATGCTCACCGTGCGCACCCACGAGGCCGAGGTGGTGCGGGCGCTGGAGATGGGCGCCTACGACCACGTCCCCAAGCCGTTCAGCGTTCCCGTGCTCCTGCAGCGGATCCGCCGGGCCCTCCGCAGCTGA
- a CDS encoding response regulator, with protein MLVIPFADAREGEWGRTAAAEIARAAVRHGRPAVLVEIGTPRPDRPGVPRTRGGLEPIIAGDVSPAAALRRVQRNPSLSPGTLALLYVQDGEGHIGEIPPDVTAAIALTRQAGEVKATRSWRHVPVLAAVAPRAAPSMDERLRAMLRESWKRYRPDAIARARDIGAAAQALARGELPDAQRRMAERQAHKLAGSAGTFGFPEVSRLAREAEHILSTGQAIDAAEALRLSGISERIGRELRDEPVLPSRPRGAAPIGPAGTRVLLLDIPADAAGDWRVHLSADGMTPVFAGRDEARTLAGKLNPAAVVVNGSGPLEVVSWLAARVPPVPCVVLGASNTLTDRLAAARHGAERYLSPPARPRDAARVVVDLLRPAGVREGVVLAVDDDDAVLHAVRAVLADSGLQVETLRDPLGFWAALDRIRPDVVLLDLDMPSVSGIELCRAMRGDPRWQATAVMFLAGSAGKDTIHRVFATGADDFVAKPIVGPELAARVHNRLERVRLLGARNTGSGHEELADRESVTADVTRMLRLAEAREQPFAFAIVEAAPDAPAASLAGVGRRLRKHLRPEDVLGRWTRAQLAVVMYGMDKASGVQRLLKALEAVGDEAGAVRAGVAVFPADGTDVSALERAARGAAASAVPGGADRVCGVGWVPGRSDSQAVDVLVVEDDPVIARLLAHAIDAEGLSCRVVTDGVTAVEQLTGVPPALAARTVLLDVDLPGLDGHAVLRRLGEARLLGTTRVIMLTVRSNEAEIVRAMRLGAFDHVAKPFSLPVLLQRLRLALGR; from the coding sequence GTGCTCGTGATTCCCTTTGCCGACGCACGTGAGGGGGAGTGGGGGCGGACGGCGGCCGCGGAGATCGCCCGGGCAGCGGTGCGTCACGGCCGGCCCGCCGTGCTCGTGGAGATCGGTACGCCGCGCCCGGACCGGCCCGGCGTGCCGCGAACACGCGGGGGGCTGGAGCCGATCATCGCGGGCGACGTATCCCCCGCGGCGGCGTTGCGGCGGGTGCAGCGGAACCCTTCCCTTTCCCCCGGCACCCTGGCCCTGCTGTACGTGCAGGACGGCGAGGGGCACATCGGAGAGATTCCGCCCGACGTGACCGCGGCGATCGCGCTCACCCGCCAAGCGGGCGAGGTGAAGGCCACGCGGTCCTGGAGGCACGTGCCCGTGCTCGCGGCCGTCGCACCGCGGGCGGCCCCCAGCATGGACGAACGCCTCCGTGCGATGCTGCGAGAATCGTGGAAGAGATATCGCCCGGACGCCATCGCACGCGCGCGGGACATCGGCGCGGCCGCGCAGGCGCTGGCCCGGGGCGAACTGCCGGACGCCCAGCGCCGCATGGCCGAGCGCCAGGCGCACAAGCTCGCCGGTTCCGCGGGTACCTTCGGCTTTCCCGAGGTATCCAGGCTCGCCCGGGAGGCGGAGCACATCCTGTCGACGGGGCAGGCCATCGACGCGGCCGAGGCGCTGCGGCTGTCGGGAATCAGCGAGCGGATCGGGCGGGAGCTCCGGGACGAGCCGGTCCTGCCCTCCCGTCCCCGCGGCGCGGCGCCCATCGGCCCCGCCGGTACACGGGTTCTCCTGCTGGACATTCCCGCGGACGCGGCGGGCGATTGGCGGGTGCACCTCTCGGCCGACGGGATGACGCCCGTGTTCGCCGGCCGTGACGAGGCGCGGACGCTCGCGGGAAAGCTGAACCCGGCGGCGGTGGTCGTCAATGGCTCCGGGCCGCTGGAAGTGGTGTCGTGGCTCGCCGCCCGCGTACCCCCCGTCCCCTGCGTGGTGCTGGGCGCATCCAACACGCTTACGGACCGGCTCGCCGCCGCGCGCCACGGCGCCGAACGATACCTGTCCCCGCCCGCCCGACCTCGCGACGCCGCACGTGTCGTGGTCGACCTGCTTCGCCCCGCGGGCGTCCGGGAAGGCGTGGTCCTCGCCGTGGACGACGACGACGCGGTGCTGCACGCCGTCCGCGCGGTACTCGCGGATTCCGGCCTGCAGGTGGAGACCCTTCGCGACCCGCTGGGGTTCTGGGCCGCCCTCGACCGCATTCGCCCTGACGTGGTGCTGCTCGACCTGGACATGCCCTCCGTCAGCGGCATCGAGCTGTGCAGGGCCATGCGCGGCGATCCGCGCTGGCAGGCGACGGCGGTGATGTTCCTGGCGGGGAGCGCCGGCAAAGACACCATCCACCGGGTCTTCGCGACGGGGGCGGACGATTTCGTGGCCAAGCCCATCGTGGGGCCCGAGCTCGCCGCCCGCGTGCACAACCGGCTGGAGCGGGTTCGGCTCCTGGGCGCCCGGAACACCGGGAGCGGGCACGAGGAACTCGCGGACCGCGAGTCGGTGACGGCGGACGTTACGCGCATGCTCCGGCTGGCCGAAGCCCGCGAGCAGCCGTTCGCGTTCGCAATCGTCGAGGCTGCCCCGGACGCGCCGGCGGCGAGCTTGGCCGGCGTGGGACGCCGGCTCAGGAAGCACCTGCGCCCGGAGGATGTTCTCGGGCGCTGGACGCGTGCGCAGCTGGCGGTGGTGATGTACGGCATGGACAAGGCGTCCGGCGTGCAGCGGCTGCTCAAGGCGCTGGAGGCCGTCGGCGACGAGGCAGGCGCCGTCCGGGCGGGAGTGGCCGTGTTTCCGGCGGACGGAACCGACGTGTCCGCGCTGGAACGGGCGGCACGCGGGGCGGCCGCCAGCGCCGTACCGGGGGGCGCGGACCGCGTCTGCGGCGTGGGATGGGTTCCCGGCCGGTCCGATTCGCAGGCGGTCGACGTGCTCGTCGTGGAGGACGACCCGGTGATCGCGCGCCTGCTGGCGCACGCCATCGACGCGGAAGGCCTGTCCTGCCGCGTCGTGACGGACGGCGTGACCGCGGTGGAGCAGTTGACCGGCGTTCCTCCCGCCCTGGCCGCGCGGACGGTGCTGCTGGACGTGGACCTGCCGGGGCTGGACGGGCACGCCGTGCTCCGCCGCCTGGGAGAGGCCAGGCTGCTGGGAACGACGCGCGTGATCATGCTCACGGTCCGGTCGAACGAGGCCGAGATCGTCCGGGCGATGCGGCTGGGGGCGTTCGACCACGTGGCGAAGCCCTTCAGCCTTCCCGTACTCCTTCAACGCCTGCGTCTCGCCCTCGGACGCTGA